Proteins encoded by one window of Serratia nevei:
- a CDS encoding acetyltransferase, with protein sequence MITIRARAAEDNAQLADIWLRSVRATHHFLTEDNIAQLFPLVLNDYLPAVNVWVAEERPGHPCGFIGLNGNKVEMLFIDADQRGKGVGKALLTHAETLHDELQLDVNEQNPQASGFYRHYGFVITGRSPLDGQGNPFPLLHMRLDKR encoded by the coding sequence ATGATTACCATCAGAGCACGCGCGGCGGAAGACAACGCGCAATTGGCAGATATCTGGCTGCGTTCGGTGCGCGCCACTCACCATTTTTTAACCGAAGACAACATCGCGCAGCTGTTCCCACTGGTGCTGAACGACTACCTGCCGGCGGTTAACGTCTGGGTGGCCGAAGAGCGGCCGGGGCACCCCTGCGGCTTTATCGGCCTGAACGGCAACAAGGTAGAGATGCTGTTTATCGACGCCGATCAGCGCGGCAAAGGGGTGGGCAAAGCGCTGCTGACCCACGCGGAAACGCTGCACGATGAACTGCAGCTGGACGTGAATGAGCAAAACCCGCAGGCCAGCGGCTTCTATCGCCACTACGGGTTTGTCATCACCGGCCGCTCGCCGCTCGACGGCCAGGGCAACCCGTTCCCGCTGCTGCACATGAGGCTGGACAAACGCTAG
- a CDS encoding oxygenase MpaB family protein: MEAVRAAIEKQVLSLTGLALGGVDFENPPGDPGLFGPQSVIWQVHRDFTPMLCGGVSALLLQMLHPLALAGVWDHSNFREDMIGRLRRTSQFVSVTTFGPTAEAERLIAKVKAIHLRVTGVGRDGTPYAASDPALLTWVHVAESSRFLASHLRYRNPHLSRDLQDQYYREAARVAAALGATAIPQSCAEVEEYLQAMRPQLVCDERTQEVARILLKAPAPSALARPLGGVVMQAGIDLLPDWAQRQFGFHPGALRRRLVRTGAAGLGKVLGASMRNGSYQRAVRRITQPS; encoded by the coding sequence ATGGAAGCGGTACGCGCAGCAATAGAAAAACAGGTGCTCAGCCTGACTGGGCTGGCGCTCGGCGGCGTCGATTTTGAGAACCCACCGGGCGATCCGGGCTTGTTCGGCCCGCAGTCGGTCATCTGGCAGGTTCACCGCGATTTCACCCCGATGCTGTGCGGCGGCGTCAGCGCCTTGCTGCTGCAGATGCTGCACCCGCTGGCGCTGGCCGGGGTGTGGGATCACTCCAACTTCCGCGAAGATATGATTGGCCGCCTGCGCCGCACCAGCCAGTTCGTGTCGGTCACCACCTTCGGCCCGACCGCCGAGGCGGAGCGGCTGATCGCCAAAGTCAAAGCCATCCATCTGCGGGTGACCGGCGTCGGCCGCGACGGCACGCCTTATGCCGCCAGCGATCCGGCGCTGCTCACCTGGGTGCACGTCGCGGAGAGCAGCCGTTTTCTGGCCAGCCACCTGCGCTACCGCAACCCCCATCTTTCCCGCGATTTGCAGGATCAATACTACCGCGAAGCGGCGCGCGTGGCCGCCGCGCTGGGGGCGACCGCAATTCCTCAGTCCTGCGCGGAGGTCGAAGAGTACCTGCAGGCGATGCGGCCGCAGCTGGTCTGCGATGAACGCACGCAAGAGGTGGCGCGCATTCTGCTGAAGGCGCCGGCGCCGAGCGCATTGGCGCGCCCGCTCGGCGGGGTGGTGATGCAGGCGGGCATCGATCTGTTACCCGATTGGGCGCAGCGGCAGTTCGGTTTTCATCCGGGCGCGCTGCGGCGGCGGCTGGTGCGAACGGGCGCCGCAGGCCTCGGCAAGGTGCTGGGCGCGTCGATGCGCAACGGCTCCTATCAGCGCGCGGTGCGGCGCATCACTCAGCCGTCATGA
- a CDS encoding suppressor of fused domain protein has product MNESYVLAEVSNENQTLVAVVQQDHRAAYFYIYPAEAYSDRYQVRACWLRNLAAAPLQEDRAALEQGQPPMLAAEYCRNLEGEAPLNPEGLMVVWSESDDGAALWYYGQLLAVIPGWSLYIDHSVCYSASCIKESPLAYPLGSASTNTQYAQAESTRQFWRSWQREEGNPWPKMQRDFQARYEPHFGPSVKYYAIDQGKWPPMAITQHERDGIYYFLTMGVSIRPMPWVEILFNDEASRYRRMEMAIAIDSQYMTEDNAVQMASALAGFAHAPWARLTWIGEGHTLESDVAPLGYEGYILSSSFYPHSAHLALPQQYGDPVNLFWASPVFTAERQLAHATPNGGHDLVNRLREQGVDHIFRPRQPVC; this is encoded by the coding sequence ATGAACGAGTCATACGTACTTGCTGAAGTCAGCAATGAGAACCAGACGCTGGTTGCGGTGGTTCAGCAAGATCACCGGGCAGCCTATTTTTATATCTATCCCGCCGAAGCCTACAGCGATCGCTATCAGGTGCGCGCCTGCTGGCTGCGCAACCTGGCCGCCGCGCCGCTGCAGGAAGATCGCGCCGCGCTGGAACAAGGGCAGCCGCCGATGCTGGCGGCGGAGTATTGCCGCAACCTGGAAGGCGAAGCGCCGCTGAACCCGGAAGGGCTGATGGTGGTGTGGAGCGAAAGCGACGACGGTGCGGCCCTGTGGTATTACGGCCAACTGCTGGCGGTGATCCCCGGCTGGAGTCTGTATATCGACCATTCGGTGTGCTATTCCGCCAGCTGCATCAAGGAGAGCCCGTTGGCTTATCCGCTCGGCTCGGCCTCGACCAACACCCAGTATGCGCAGGCGGAGAGCACCCGCCAGTTCTGGCGCAGCTGGCAGCGTGAAGAGGGCAATCCGTGGCCGAAGATGCAGCGCGATTTTCAGGCGCGCTATGAGCCGCATTTTGGCCCTTCGGTGAAGTACTACGCCATCGATCAGGGCAAGTGGCCACCGATGGCCATCACCCAGCACGAGCGCGACGGCATCTATTACTTCCTCACCATGGGGGTGAGCATCCGGCCGATGCCGTGGGTGGAGATCCTGTTCAACGACGAGGCTTCGCGCTATCGCCGCATGGAGATGGCGATCGCCATCGACAGTCAATACATGACCGAAGACAACGCGGTGCAGATGGCCAGTGCGCTGGCCGGTTTCGCGCACGCGCCGTGGGCGCGGCTGACCTGGATCGGCGAAGGGCATACGCTGGAGTCGGACGTGGCGCCGCTGGGCTACGAGGGTTATATTTTATCGTCGTCCTTCTATCCGCATAGTGCGCACCTGGCTCTGCCGCAGCAGTACGGCGATCCGGTGAACCTGTTCTGGGCCAGCCCGGTGTTTACCGCCGAGCGGCAGCTGGCGCACGCCACGCCGAACGGCGGGCACGATCTGGTGAATCGGCTACGGGAGCAGGGCGTCGACCATATTTTCCGCCCGCGCCAGCCGGTGTGCTGA
- a CDS encoding cysteine hydrolase family protein has translation MTTALLIIDVQEGLFTPPPADAAGTVARINQLSERARRVGVPVVVIQHHTPDDELRHGSAAWQVLAALKVAPGDHRVDKTTPDSFLRTSLGALLIANGVSQLVVCGYSTPFCIDTTVRSAAAHGYPVTLAADAHTCHDKPYADGLLIRTHHNETLSNIESFGVPIRAVPAADIVF, from the coding sequence ATGACCACCGCGCTGTTGATTATCGATGTGCAGGAAGGATTGTTTACGCCGCCGCCGGCGGATGCCGCGGGCACCGTTGCGCGCATCAATCAGCTGAGCGAGCGCGCCCGCCGGGTGGGCGTGCCGGTTGTCGTCATTCAGCACCACACGCCGGACGACGAGTTGCGGCACGGCAGCGCCGCCTGGCAAGTGCTCGCGGCGCTGAAGGTGGCGCCGGGCGATCACCGGGTGGATAAAACCACGCCGGACTCGTTCCTGCGCACCTCACTGGGCGCGTTACTGATCGCCAACGGTGTATCGCAGCTGGTGGTTTGTGGCTACTCCACGCCGTTTTGCATCGACACCACGGTGCGCAGCGCGGCGGCGCACGGTTATCCGGTGACGCTGGCGGCGGATGCCCACACCTGCCACGACAAACCCTATGCCGACGGTTTGCTGATCCGCACCCACCATAACGAGACGCTGTCGAATATCGAAAGCTTCGGCGTGCCGATCCGCGCCGTTCCCGCGGCGGACATCGTGTTCTGA
- a CDS encoding NAD(P)-dependent oxidoreductase, protein MKIGFAGLGGMGSAMAANLLQAGFALTVWNRSPQAAQPLVSAGAQQAERPEQLADADVLITMLADDAATQQVVVDSGLLQRMKPGALHINMATISVELAQRLTALHAEHGIGYLAAPVLGRVDVAAAGKLNILAAGDSELLKQAQPLFDALGQKTWHFGADPAQANVVKIATNFTLASAIEAMAEGSALVRNCGVSGADYLQMLSSTVFAAPAYQGYGALIAAEKYSPAGFRLALGLKDVGLALAAGADSHTPMPFAGVLKDNFLDAMAQGDADLDWAALAKVAARRAGLK, encoded by the coding sequence ATGAAGATCGGATTTGCCGGACTGGGTGGGATGGGCAGCGCCATGGCGGCCAACCTGTTGCAGGCGGGCTTCGCCTTAACGGTATGGAACCGCTCGCCGCAGGCGGCACAGCCGCTGGTGAGCGCCGGCGCGCAGCAGGCCGAACGGCCGGAGCAGCTGGCCGATGCCGACGTGCTGATCACCATGCTGGCCGACGATGCCGCCACGCAACAGGTGGTGGTCGACAGCGGGTTGCTGCAACGGATGAAACCGGGCGCGCTGCATATCAACATGGCGACCATCTCGGTCGAACTCGCCCAGCGTTTGACGGCGCTGCATGCGGAACACGGCATCGGCTATCTCGCCGCGCCGGTGCTGGGACGGGTCGACGTGGCCGCTGCCGGCAAGCTGAATATTCTGGCGGCCGGCGATAGCGAGCTACTGAAGCAAGCGCAGCCGCTGTTCGATGCCCTCGGCCAGAAAACCTGGCACTTCGGCGCCGATCCGGCGCAGGCCAACGTCGTCAAGATCGCCACCAACTTTACGCTGGCCAGCGCCATTGAAGCGATGGCGGAAGGCAGCGCGCTGGTGCGCAACTGCGGCGTGTCCGGCGCCGACTACCTGCAGATGCTGAGTAGCACCGTCTTCGCCGCCCCGGCCTATCAGGGCTATGGCGCGCTGATCGCCGCCGAGAAGTATTCCCCCGCCGGATTCCGGCTGGCGCTGGGGCTGAAGGACGTCGGGCTGGCGCTGGCCGCCGGGGCCGACAGCCATACGCCGATGCCGTTCGCCGGGGTGCTGAAAGACAACTTCCTCGACGCGATGGCGCAGGGGGATGCGGATCTGGACTGGGCCGCGCTGGCCAAGGTAGCGGCGCGGCGGGCGGGCCTGAAATAA
- the trpS gene encoding tryptophan--tRNA ligase, translating into MSYTILTGDRATGPLHLGHFVGSLRQRVELQHQHNQTVMVADLQGLTDNGNNPQKISANVLNVVADYLAVGIDPHKTTICLQSALPALAELTMYYLNLVSVARLERNPTVKNEIAEKDFARSLPAGFLIYPVSQAADITAFGATHVPVGEDQLPMLEQTNEIVRRFNHIVGQPILTECQPLLSNVGRLPGLDGQGKMSKSRGNAIQLGAGADEVHKAVMSMFTDPGHLNVSDPGRVEGNMVFTYLDAFCEDAALVADLKAHYRRGGLGDVKIKRLLEDCLQSLLEPIRTRRAEFIADKGELTRILQHGTRRAHQVSQQTLQQVKTALGLDFFTLA; encoded by the coding sequence ATGAGCTACACCATTCTTACCGGCGATCGCGCCACCGGCCCACTGCATTTAGGCCACTTCGTCGGCTCGCTGCGCCAGCGCGTCGAACTGCAGCACCAGCATAACCAAACGGTGATGGTGGCGGATCTGCAGGGCCTGACCGACAACGGCAACAACCCGCAAAAAATCAGCGCCAACGTGCTCAACGTCGTGGCCGACTATCTGGCGGTGGGCATTGATCCGCACAAGACCACGATCTGCCTGCAGTCGGCGCTGCCGGCGTTGGCCGAGCTGACGATGTACTACCTCAATCTGGTCAGCGTGGCGCGGCTGGAGCGCAACCCGACGGTGAAAAACGAAATCGCCGAGAAGGATTTCGCCCGCAGCCTGCCGGCCGGTTTTTTGATTTATCCGGTCAGCCAGGCGGCGGACATCACCGCCTTTGGCGCCACCCACGTGCCGGTCGGCGAGGATCAGCTGCCGATGCTGGAGCAAACCAATGAGATCGTGCGGCGTTTCAACCACATCGTCGGCCAACCGATATTAACGGAGTGCCAGCCGTTGTTGAGCAACGTCGGGCGTCTGCCGGGGCTGGACGGGCAGGGCAAGATGTCGAAATCGCGCGGCAACGCCATCCAGCTTGGCGCCGGCGCCGACGAGGTGCATAAGGCGGTGATGAGTATGTTCACCGATCCCGGCCACCTCAACGTCAGCGATCCCGGCCGGGTGGAAGGCAACATGGTGTTCACCTACCTGGACGCCTTCTGCGAAGACGCCGCGCTGGTGGCGGATCTGAAGGCGCACTATCGGCGCGGCGGGTTGGGGGACGTGAAAATCAAACGGCTGCTGGAGGATTGCCTGCAGAGCCTGCTTGAGCCGATCCGCACCCGCCGCGCCGAGTTCATCGCCGATAAAGGCGAGCTGACGCGCATCCTGCAGCACGGCACCCGCCGCGCGCATCAGGTCAGCCAGCAGACGCTGCAGCAGGTCAAGACGGCGCTGGGGCTGGACTTCTTCACCCTGGCGTGA
- the phnC gene encoding phosphonate ABC transporter ATP-binding protein, which yields MAQALLKLAQHDFPGQHAAASRKVLSVKGLGKAYKAQQRVLDDINFDLHAGEFVAVIGRSGAGKSTLLHTLNGTIPSSCGEMLHFEDDGAAQDIAQLAGRQMRQWRARCGMIFQDFCLVPRLDVMTNVLLGRLSHTSTLKSFFKLFDDADRARAIELLQWLNMLPHALQRAENLSGGQMQRVAICRALMQNPQILLADEPVASLDPKNTRRIMDALQKISEDGIAVMVNLHSVELVKEYCSRVIGIAHGKIVFDGHPSQLNERILHQLYGEEANQIH from the coding sequence ATGGCTCAGGCACTGTTAAAATTGGCACAGCACGACTTTCCAGGGCAGCACGCCGCCGCATCCCGCAAAGTTTTATCGGTAAAGGGACTCGGCAAGGCCTACAAAGCGCAGCAGCGCGTGCTGGATGACATCAATTTCGATCTGCACGCCGGCGAATTCGTGGCAGTGATCGGCCGTTCCGGCGCGGGCAAGTCCACGCTGCTGCACACCCTGAACGGCACCATTCCTTCCAGCTGCGGCGAGATGCTGCACTTCGAAGACGATGGTGCGGCGCAGGATATCGCTCAGCTGGCCGGCCGCCAGATGCGCCAGTGGCGCGCGCGCTGCGGCATGATCTTCCAGGACTTCTGCCTGGTGCCGCGGCTGGACGTGATGACCAACGTGCTGCTGGGCCGTCTGAGCCATACGTCCACATTGAAATCCTTCTTCAAACTGTTCGATGACGCCGACCGCGCTCGCGCCATCGAGCTGTTGCAGTGGCTCAACATGCTGCCGCACGCGCTGCAGCGCGCCGAGAACCTCTCCGGCGGCCAAATGCAGCGCGTCGCCATCTGCCGCGCGCTGATGCAAAACCCGCAAATCCTGCTGGCCGATGAGCCGGTCGCGTCGCTCGATCCGAAAAACACCCGCCGCATCATGGACGCGCTGCAGAAAATCAGCGAAGACGGCATCGCGGTGATGGTGAACCTGCACTCGGTCGAACTGGTGAAAGAGTATTGCTCGCGGGTGATCGGCATCGCCCACGGGAAGATCGTGTTTGACGGGCATCCTTCGCAACTGAACGAACGGATCCTGCACCAGCTGTATGGCGAAGAAGCCAATCAGATCCATTGA
- the phnD gene encoding phosphonate ABC transporter substrate-binding protein: MKKVLSLTTLMAGAMMVFNAAAADAPKELNLGILGGQNATQQIGDNQCVKQFLDKELNVDTKLRNSSDYSGVIQGLLGGKIDLVLSMSPSSFASVYIKDPKAVDIVGIAVDDVDQSRGYHSVVVVKAGSPYQKLEDLKGKAIGFADPDSTSGFLIPNQAFKKLFGGTVDNKYNNTFSSVTFSGGHEQDILGVLNGQFEGAVTWASMIGDYNTGYTSGAFTRMIRMDHPDLMKQIRIIWQSPLIPNGPILVSNSLPADFKAKVVTAIKKLDKDDHQCFIKAMGGKQHIGDTTLAEYQNIIDMKRELTKGDR, translated from the coding sequence ATGAAAAAAGTATTGAGTCTGACCACCCTGATGGCCGGCGCGATGATGGTATTTAATGCTGCCGCAGCGGATGCGCCGAAAGAGCTGAACCTGGGCATTCTCGGCGGCCAGAACGCCACCCAGCAGATCGGCGATAACCAGTGCGTGAAGCAGTTTCTGGATAAAGAGCTGAACGTCGATACCAAGCTGCGCAACTCGTCCGACTATTCCGGCGTGATCCAGGGCCTGCTGGGCGGCAAGATTGACCTGGTGCTGAGCATGTCGCCGTCGTCGTTCGCTTCGGTCTACATCAAGGATCCGAAAGCGGTGGACATCGTCGGCATCGCGGTCGACGACGTCGACCAGTCGCGCGGCTACCACTCGGTGGTGGTGGTGAAGGCCGGCAGCCCGTACCAGAAACTGGAAGACCTGAAAGGCAAGGCCATCGGCTTCGCCGATCCGGATTCCACCTCCGGCTTCCTGATCCCGAACCAGGCGTTTAAAAAGCTGTTCGGCGGCACGGTCGACAACAAATACAACAACACCTTCTCCAGCGTCACCTTCTCCGGCGGCCACGAGCAGGACATTCTCGGCGTGTTGAACGGCCAGTTCGAAGGCGCGGTGACCTGGGCGTCGATGATCGGCGACTACAACACCGGCTACACCAGCGGCGCGTTCACCCGCATGATCCGCATGGATCACCCGGACCTGATGAAACAGATCCGCATCATCTGGCAGTCGCCGCTGATCCCGAACGGCCCGATCCTGGTGAGCAACTCGCTGCCGGCCGACTTCAAGGCCAAAGTGGTCACCGCGATCAAGAAGCTGGATAAAGACGATCACCAGTGCTTTATCAAAGCGATGGGCGGCAAACAGCACATCGGCGACACCACCCTGGCGGAATACCAGAACATCATCGATATGAAGCGCGAGCTGACCAAAGGCGACCGTTAA
- the phnE gene encoding phosphonate ABC transporter, permease protein PhnE translates to MNTDFAHYYQRIRSKQKREALLWSLGLVVLYLGAGNLAEFNLHTVWVSIPHFFDYLAETIPTLHWHLLFADGRTEGSLAYWGYRLNIQLPLIWETLQLALAATIFSVLVATVLAFLAAGNTYTPASVRLAIRTLVAFLRTMPELAWAVMFVMAFGIGAIPGFLALALHTIGSLTKLFYESIETASNKPVRGLAACGATPLQRMRFGLWPQVKPVFLSYSFMRLEINFRQSTILGLVGAGGIGQELMTNIKLDRYDQVSMTLLLIIVVVSVLDYVSGELRKRVVEGAK, encoded by the coding sequence TTGAATACCGATTTCGCACACTATTACCAACGGATCCGCAGCAAGCAAAAGCGCGAAGCGCTGCTGTGGTCGCTCGGGCTGGTGGTGCTGTACCTGGGCGCCGGCAACCTCGCCGAGTTCAACCTGCACACAGTCTGGGTGTCTATTCCGCACTTCTTCGACTACCTGGCCGAAACCATTCCGACGCTGCATTGGCATTTACTGTTCGCCGACGGGCGCACCGAGGGCTCGCTGGCCTACTGGGGTTACCGCCTGAATATCCAGCTGCCGCTGATCTGGGAGACCCTGCAGTTGGCGCTGGCGGCGACCATTTTCTCGGTGCTGGTGGCGACCGTGCTGGCGTTTCTGGCGGCCGGCAACACCTATACCCCGGCCTCGGTGCGGCTGGCGATCCGCACGCTGGTGGCGTTTTTGCGCACCATGCCGGAGCTGGCGTGGGCGGTGATGTTCGTGATGGCGTTCGGCATCGGCGCCATTCCCGGCTTCCTGGCGCTGGCGCTGCACACCATCGGCAGCCTGACCAAGCTGTTCTACGAATCGATAGAAACCGCCTCCAACAAACCGGTGCGCGGGCTGGCGGCCTGCGGCGCCACGCCGCTGCAGCGCATGCGCTTCGGCCTGTGGCCGCAGGTGAAGCCGGTGTTTCTCTCCTACAGCTTCATGCGGCTGGAGATCAACTTCCGTCAGTCGACCATTTTGGGGCTGGTGGGCGCGGGCGGCATCGGCCAGGAGCTGATGACCAACATTAAACTCGACCGCTACGATCAGGTCAGCATGACGCTGCTGTTGATCATCGTGGTGGTTTCCGTGCTCGACTACGTGTCGGGCGAGCTGCGTAAGCGCGTGGTGGAGGGGGCAAAATGA
- the phnE gene encoding phosphonate ABC transporter, permease protein PhnE, translated as MIAGTPASAETLRQLKQQHPAIFAQQGRYLRTVGLIALAIVLYYVFFFLVFGITWPQFINGCQQLGRYFLRMFVWHDFVNWPFMYYFQQIGITIAIVFAGTITASLIALPLSFFAARNVMSTPLLRPISVLVRRLLDVLRGIDMAIWGLIFVRAVGMGPLAGVLAIVMQDVGLLGKLYAEGHEAVDKSPSRGLTAVGANGLQKHRYGIFTQSFPTFLALSLYQIESNTRSAAVLGFVGAGGIGLVYAENMRLWNWDVVMFITLILVVVVMIMDKVSSMLRNKYIIGEDIPLYQQKSQID; from the coding sequence ATGATAGCGGGCACTCCGGCGTCGGCGGAAACGCTGCGCCAGTTGAAACAACAGCATCCGGCGATCTTCGCGCAGCAGGGGCGCTACCTGCGCACCGTCGGCCTGATCGCGCTGGCGATCGTGCTGTACTATGTGTTCTTCTTCCTGGTCTTCGGCATTACCTGGCCGCAGTTTATCAACGGCTGCCAGCAGCTGGGGCGCTATTTCCTGCGCATGTTCGTCTGGCACGACTTCGTCAACTGGCCGTTCATGTACTACTTCCAGCAGATCGGCATCACCATCGCCATCGTGTTCGCCGGCACCATCACCGCATCGCTGATCGCGCTGCCGCTGTCGTTCTTCGCCGCGCGCAACGTGATGTCGACGCCGCTGCTGCGGCCGATCTCCGTGCTGGTGCGCCGCTTGCTGGACGTGCTGCGCGGTATCGACATGGCGATCTGGGGGCTGATCTTCGTGCGCGCTGTCGGCATGGGGCCGCTGGCCGGGGTGTTGGCGATCGTGATGCAGGACGTCGGGCTGCTGGGCAAACTGTACGCCGAAGGACACGAGGCGGTGGACAAGTCCCCCAGCCGCGGCCTGACGGCGGTGGGCGCCAACGGGTTGCAGAAGCACCGCTACGGCATCTTCACCCAATCGTTCCCCACCTTCCTGGCGCTCAGCCTGTACCAGATCGAGTCCAACACTCGCTCTGCGGCGGTGCTGGGCTTCGTCGGCGCCGGCGGCATCGGCCTGGTGTACGCGGAAAACATGCGGCTGTGGAACTGGGACGTGGTGATGTTCATCACCCTGATCCTGGTGGTGGTGGTGATGATCATGGATAAGGTCTCGTCGATGCTGCGCAACAAGTACATCATCGGCGAAGACATCCCGCTGTATCAGCAAAAAAGCCAAATCGATTGA
- a CDS encoding DUF1456 family protein: MMNNDVLRSVRYMLSINNAKMVEIIKLDDFEVAVSAMDAYVIKEGEPGYEKCPDEVMAHFLNGLVFFKRGKDDKFPAPAVELPITNNLVLKKLRVAFELKDTDMHQIFTAVDFRISKPELSALFRKEGTKNYRPCGDQMLRYFLKGLAQRVRGE; this comes from the coding sequence ATGATGAACAACGACGTGCTGCGCAGCGTGCGCTATATGCTGAGCATTAACAACGCCAAAATGGTCGAGATTATCAAACTGGACGATTTCGAGGTGGCGGTGTCGGCGATGGACGCTTACGTGATCAAAGAAGGCGAGCCGGGCTACGAGAAGTGCCCGGACGAAGTGATGGCGCACTTCCTCAACGGCCTGGTGTTCTTCAAGCGCGGCAAGGATGACAAGTTCCCGGCGCCGGCGGTTGAACTGCCGATCACCAATAACCTGGTGCTGAAAAAGCTGCGCGTGGCGTTCGAGCTGAAAGACACCGACATGCACCAGATCTTCACCGCGGTGGACTTCCGCATCTCCAAGCCGGAGCTGAGCGCGCTGTTCCGCAAAGAAGGCACCAAGAACTACCGCCCATGTGGCGATCAGATGCTGCGCTACTTCCTCAAAGGGTTGGCGCAGCGCGTTCGCGGCGAGTAA